The sequence GCTTATCTCAgggtctttctttttctctttctttcttttcttccttcctttttcttttgcattttttttcttacaaaacacTAACTGGggcgtgggggtggggggaagaagtGGAAGCAAATGCAACCATGAGTCCCATGAGATCCAGGTTTCCAGAGTCTTTGAAACTTGGCCTAAGTTTCTCAGTCTAAATCCCTCTGCTCAAAGTTCCGAAAACGTCCACGATCGCCAGCGGCCCGCAACCCTGCGGCGCCCCCCAGTCGCCCTAACAATTGTCGGGGAGCCTGCAGGCCctgccagagagagagaggattggCACGTTACCTTTGGGCGTCTGGCACCCCGGCGTGTGGCTGAGGGCGGCAAAGTCTAAACGAAGTTGACAGATGGAGTCAGTATCGGCCCCGGGGAGGGCGGCCAGGGAGGCTCCGAGCAGCCGCACCCGCAGCAGCACCACTCGGCCGGGCCggccaggaggaggaaggggggcggaggggcggggcggggtccACTCCGCGGGGGGCGGCAGGGTCCTGGGATGGGGAGCGGGGGTTGCTGTAGGGGGCAAACAGAAAGAATATTTCATGAAGTCAGAGGTGGTCGAGTTTTGCTAGGGGTGGGGGTCGTCCCCCTAGCAAAACGGGAGTGAGTCTGTGATCCCTCAGTTCGCAAGAGGGTGGGtgagggaaaggggaagaggCCGAGAGAGGAATGAAAAGAGCGAGGAGACCCTGGGGAGCGGGGAGCGAGATAAGGGAGGGAGGCGGCCGCCAGGTCGGGAGGGGGAGGAGTGAGCGCAGCGGCCCGAGCGCGCCCTCCCCGCGGCGGCGCGGAGCGAGGAGGGggcagggcggggtggggggggagggagggagggagcgaggagGGCGGCCGGGGAGggcgagggagggaggaagtccGAGAGACAGAGCGAGGAGCGCTCCTGAAGGGAGACGTCGGGCTCGTCCCCGGGGTCCAGGCCGCGGTCCCACTCGCGGGCGCAGTTGCCCGGCGCCGGCCGCTCGGCCCCGCGGCCTGGGAGGCCGTTGCGCAAGGCAGGGCCCGCGGCTCGGGGAGTGATGCGCCGGGCGTTGCCtcccgcccgccgccgccgccgccgccagaaGCCCCAGAGGAGCTGAGGGAGGCGACGCCGAAGCGCTGGCCCGGAGTGGCCACGGCTGCAGCCCGGGCGGCGGGCTAGGGCGCTCGCCGGGCTTCTGGGCCGACCCCGCTCCGGCGCCTCCGCTCCCCGCCCGGGGCCCGCCCTCGCGGCCCGGCCTCGCTCCCGGGTCCCAGATGACCACCGAGGGcgggccgccgccgcccccgccgcgcCCGCCGCCGGCCCCGCTCCGCCGCGCGTGCAGCCCGGTCCCCGGCGCGCTCCAGGCCGCCCTGATgagcccgccgcccgccgccgccgccgccgccctggagaccacctcctcctcctcctcgtcgtCGTCCTCCGCCTCCTGCGCctcgtcctcgtcctcctccAATTCGGCCAGCGCCCCCTCGGCCGCCTGCAAGAgtgcgggcggcggcggcggcggcggcgcgggcgcCGGGAGCGGGGGCGCCAAGAAGGCGAGCTCGGGGCTGCGGCGGCCCGAGAAGCCGCCCTACTCGTACATCGCGCTCATCGTCATGGCCATCCAGAGCTCGCCCAGCAAGCGCCTGACGCTCAGCGAGATCTACCAGTTCCTGCAGGCGCGCTTCCCCTTCTTCCGCGGCGCCTACCAGGGCTGGAAGAACTCCGTGCGCCACAATCTCTCGCTCAACGAGTGCTTCATCAAGCTGCCTAAGGGCCTCGGGCGGCCCGGCAAGGGCCACTACTGGACCATCGACCCGGCCAGCGAGTTCATGTTCGAGGAGGGCTCGTTCCGCCGCCGGCCGCGCGGCTTCAGGCGGAAGTGCCAGGCGCTCAAGCCCATGTACCACCGCGTGGTGAGCGGCTTGGGCTTCGGGGCCTCGCTGCTGCCCCAGGGCTTCGACTTCCAGGCGCCCCCGTCGGCGCCGCTCGGCTGCCACAGCCAGGGCGGCTACGGCGGCCTCGACATGATGCCCGCGGGCTACGACGCCGGCGCGGGCGCCCCAAGCCACGcgcaccctcaccaccaccaccaccaccacgtcCCGCACATGTCGCCCAACCCGGGTTCCACCTACATGGCCAGCTGCCCGGTGCCCGCGGGACCCGGGGGCGTCGGTGCGgcggggggcggcgggggcggcggagACTACGGGCcagacagcagcagcagcccggTACCCTCGTCCCCGGCCATGGCGAGCGCCATCGAATGCCACTCGCCCTACACGAGCCCTGCGGCGCACTGGAGCTCGCCTGGCGCCTCGCCTTACCTCAAGCAGCCGCCCGCCCTGACGCCGAGCAGCAACCCCGCCGCCTCTGCAGGCCTGCACTCCAGCATGTCCTCCTACTCGCTGGAGCAGAGCTACTTGCACCAGAACGCTCGCGAGGACCTCTCAGGTAACGCAGCACGCTCCAGCGCAGCTAGCTGGGCGCATCGCTTCTAGGCCTCCAGGGCTGGCGGCTACTGCCACTCCCACAAACAGGGACCCCGAAGCTAGGAGGTCTGAGGGCACTGGGAAAAGCAGATGCTGGGGAAAGCCGGCATCTTATTCGTGGGAGCAGGGATCAGGGTCTTACTGTCCTCCCAGTGTCCCTGGCCAGCAGCTGAAGCTTCAGAATTGTCTGGCTGCTGTGAGCGTGGTGTGAAGTCCCCTGCCTTCCTGGACTCTATGGGGATCCCTATGCAGGGGACTGCAGGTCTCCCGTTCAGAGTCTGACTTAGCTTTGAGAGAAGGCATGTGGCCTTGGGGAAACTTGGTCAGGAAGTTCTGTCTAGTTCCTTTTGTCCCTTTTTTCCTTGAGTTCATTTTGCTGTACTTTTGTCCCAAAGTAAATGTCAGAATCAGATATGTTCTGTATGTTGGGGTGTCTGTAGGGAGATGTTTGCAGCTGGGCAAGTGTTAagaggagggggtgggagggacaGAGCTGGCTCCCAGGATCTTTCACTAAAGGGACATTTGCCAGTGGAGGGGGTCACCAAACTGTTGAAGactcctccccttccctgcctccccccCCCCCCTCGCTACAATGGACCCACATTGATGATACAGGTCCTGGGTGGCAGGACCTGAAGGACCCTGCTAGGACTCCCCTGAGAAATGCGCCTGCCCTGTGGTTGCCACTTGTAGTGTGGCTGGTTTACATTATGTTGGTTGCAGATTATGAAAATGGATTGACTTGCTGAAGGCGGTGAAAGGTGGGAGGGGATGGTGGGAATGGAAGAGGGAATTTGAATATTTGACCAGGTTCATCTGAAGAATAGAGATAAACGCTTACATTAACCCATCCCTCCGAGCACCTAGGGCTGCGGATTAAAATCCCATGGGCCTGCCAGTCAAAGGCAAGGCCCCAAGCTGCTCTCTCACACTGGCCTCCCACAGCAATGAGACAGTGGCTTGGAGGGTAATGCATGCTTTATGTGTTCCTGAGCCGGTGTGCAGCGGCAGCACCGGGGGAGAAGGGAAGCCCAGAAATGGACAAAAGATGTTGGTTCCCTGGACGGTGAAATTTCCCAAATAGGCCTTTTAAATGTGGGTCTCAGAGGTTAACCAAACAAAGACAGTCTCGGCAGGACCACACCGGAGAGGATTTTAGCCTGACTTAACCCACTGAGAACAGAGTCTTGTTCAATTTTATGGGAATTTCAACAAGTAACCAATACAGGCGGCCTTCCCCTCTTATTTTTGTATTCCCTCGGACCGGCTgtcaatcacacacacacacacccctcggTGCACTGGCCCCTTCCCTTCCCGGCCTGCCTGCTCCTCTCCCAGCCTGCCAGCTGCCCTCCCggctccccttctcctcctctcccagcAGATCTACTCAACTTGAACCCAGACTGTAAGGCTTAGCAGCCTTGGAGAATCCGTActctaggaagaaaaaaagcacacAGGAAAGAGAGTCCTGACCCTTCTTCAAGGCTGCTCTCGCCCCACCTCATACACTGGGCGCACGCACAAGCTCCCAAAACTTCGGAATCTAGATACATTACTGTCTTGGAGCGGGTAAAAACTGCCCAGCAAAGCAAGCCGGCCTCTGTGCCCCTACCCAGCGGCCTCCCGCGGCCTGCCTTCCCTGGGCGCTTCGCAGAACCCCTGACCGAGTCTGGGAACGCCCGGGGGAGAAAATAGCTCGGACCTAACGCCCGACAGGGACCCTCTGCCCTTCCTTCCTAGCTGTCTTGCTCTTGTCCCTCAGAATACCCACCCAGCCCTGTTGCCATCTCCCTGGAGCGccagaggtggaggcttcagAGGAGCCGGCCGGATGCACCAGGACCCCGCGGGGCCTCGTTGGGAGCGCGCCGCCCACTGGGCCGGGGCTCACTGAGACCTGGGGGCCTGGCGAGGCGCGGGGGTGGCCAAGGCAGTCTCCCCAGCACACAGATCAGCACATGTCTACGCGCACACACCCAGCACgaccctccctcccccagcacacCCCAAGGGCCGCGCCCTCCGCTCCTGGGCCTGGTGGCCGTGGTCCATGTGCCCCTACCGGCGCAGGGGCCGCCCTGGAGTTCTTCATTAAGCCCTGCGAGCACTTCAGGAAGGAGCTCGGGCTTCTATCATCCCGCTCAGCACATCAAAGCGCCGACGGCCGCCTTCGTGGGCAGGTGTGAGCGCTCGTCCTCTCTCCTGCCGAGCCTGCTATTTCGTGGTCCACGACTTGCCATCAGGACTTGCTTTAACGCGACGAGCGAACTCACCTGTGTGCAGAGCGCCGCGCACACATCGGGGCTCGCGGGACAGGGCAGCTGCGTTAGAGCAGCGCTGGGCGTGTTCGGGTAGGTGTTGCGGGCAAGGAAGTAGGCAGCAGCCACTGAGCAGCCGCCTTGCTCCGTCATTGCGGGGGCACGGCGGGGCTGAGGCCACGAGAGCAGGGCCCGAGCCCGGCGGGCCATGGGTAAGGTTTTCTTGCACTGAAAAACTGAATCTGGCCCGAAGCGACCTGCACTTTATGGTCCCCACACCACTCGGTTAACTAAGAAAAGACCCGGGCGAATGGACCTAGCGCAGCCCGGTGCCGAGAGGGCCTGGTCCAGCAGCCGCTGGGGCCCAGTGCGCAGGGCACTGCAGGCCGATTGCGCCCCGGGGCCAGGAGGCGCcgagaaagcaaaagcaaaagccGGCGGCGGGTGGGGGTCAAGGCCGGCGCAGGCCCGGGACCGGGGAGCCGCCCCGGGAGAGCAGGGTCCGGGCCTTCTCTGTCCCCCTCCAGCCTGGGGCTACCTCAGGGACTCCTCGCGCTGCCAGATGCTTCGGACCAAAGGGCATTTCTCTGCGCCCTGAAGTCCTGGCTTCTCTAGAGGAAGTCTAAGACATTCGGACCCACGAAGATGCCTGCGGAGGAGCAGGAGAAGACGCATGCTTTTCTGCGCCATCCCTTCATCTTGCTATTGGGTTGTTTTCTATCGTCCCCTTTGGCACAGGGAGTCCTCTGCGCTCGCTGCTCTGACCGGCCCAGTTAGTTGGGAAACAAGGCTCAGAAAGAAGGCCGCAGTGGTGTTTCTGGGGTAGGGTGCTTGGCCCTCCCTGAAGCCAGGGCTCAGGGCAGCACAGGCCAGGAGCTCTGCTGGGAGAGACCCGGAACCAGAGTCTGGGTCTAGTTGTCCGGTACCTGTGCTCATTCTGAGATTAAAGTGCACGCCCCAGCCTCAGAGAATAAAATTGGAATTCCAGGACATAAGAATCCCCCTTGAGGGGGAACTTGCTCTGTGTTTGTGCGAgcatcaaaacaaaacatgattcCAAAGCAATTCTATGACCTGCAGTTGGTGTGTTTGAGATATTTCTAAAGCTGGGCTTTCTCTACCAGTTGTCTAGCAATATACTAAAAGGCACAGCAGCACCTTTTGTACTCTGAGGCAAAATAAGACACCCCGCCATCCACTGGATGACTTTGTTTctgaagaggtttttttttctttcttctttcagtgGGACTGCCCCGTTACCAGCATCACTCTACTCCAGTGTGTGACAGAAAAGATTTCGTCCTCAACTTCAATGGGATTTCTTCTTTCCATCCCTCAGCTAGCGGGTCgtattatcaccatcaccaccagagCGTCTGTCAGGATATTAAGCCCTGCGTCATGTGAGTGCCAACGGAAAGAGGCCAAGCAATGgcagctctctcctctcctctcctcagagGGGGCAGATAGAAACTGGGATGGATTCACGTCGCATGCACGCGGATAGCAGTAAGCCACATACCTGCCACTTAGCCAGAATGCCCAGGATCGCGTTGGTCACTGTTATTTGCCTACTGCTGGAAGAAGGACAACCGCTGGCAAGATAGCGTCCCCAATCTGAATACCTGCAGGCTCCCACATGAGGGAGAGGGCAGACTCAGGTGGGAAGATGTGCCATGCGTAAGACATCAACGTGTATCTCTGGGATCTTCGTTGCCTTCAGTAATCAGGGTCTGAAAAAAGCAgacaagttgtgtgtgtgtgtgtgtgtgtgtgtttgtctaaGAAAACTTGTGTGCTTTTCAAAAAGGCAGTGCTAAGCACAAGATTTCAAGAAAGCCTCTTCTTGTTGCCTAGCTGAGTGGGAGAGTCATTTTCCCCAGACACTACATTTGGATACAGGTGCCAAAGAACATTATTAAGGAATTATTTAGAAACAATGTGTCTAGTTTAAGAAAGTGGTTTTCAGTATTGTGACAATACAACGTTTTTACAAGGTTGTTTTCTACCaccatattttaaagatatttttatgacCTTCGTGTATACTCACACTTTGCTTGTATTTTAAAAGGAGGATATATTTGCACTTACGTATACTTTTACAGTTTGCCAAAATATTttgttgtaaaattttttttcaataaaatgtatataacaaaTAGTTGTTTTAGGGGCTGATTTTCTCTTCGGGCACCCTGAGAGCAATGGATGCCAGTTTCTCCTCCCCGGCAGGCAGCTGTGCAACTCTACCCACACCCCCTCCAGTGGTGTAATTGACATGGTGTGGGGTCTGTGCCTTGAGTAACACAGGCCAGGTTCTGATTGTGAGTCTTCTCAGGAGAAAAAGAGTGGAAGAAAcgttttctgttatttctttctttacttcaCCCTAGCTTTTTCtggcaaaacaaaaaccagaaggTGAAAGGAACTAGAAAGAAAACCAGGCAAGATACCGAAAGGCAAGGGTTTGGTTTTGAGGAAACCAATTTTGTgccccttttgttttctttcctgtgtcCAGGGAGTGTTCTGCCCTTTGCCCTCCCTCCCGACTGGCATGGGTTGACAGATGTGAGGCACAGTGGTAAGCCCCCCTCCAGGGTTGGATGCCCAAAGAACAGCACCCTGCTTCTTCCCTTTGCACGTTGCAATTTTGTTATGGGTGGCGGTTGCATGCTGTCAGAAATGGGGTTCAGATCTGAAGAATGCAGGGGGAGCCCTGAGCTGCAGGGGGCAGTCTCCCAGCAGGGGGTTCAACTTCCTTGGGGAATTTAATACAGAAGCTGGACTCCCCACACGTTGCTCTGTGGCTGCAGCCTGTCCCACCCTCCAATTCAGAGCCTGGCTGGCCCTGCTCAGCATCGGCACATAGCAAGCCAGTTCAGCCCTCCCttcctcccggcctcctctccccactcctcccttTTAACCAGGGATTTAACAAGGGAGCCCCTCAGCCCCTTTTTCTGTTCTTGCTAAATTTCCCAATCACCAATGTTACAGGCAGAGCTGGTGACACTCCCGATGGAAGAGCAAAATAGGCCAACTAGGCAGGAGGACTGACCTTCTGTCCCAGCAGCCCTTCACCGTCACGAGCCGTGTTGGGGACAATGGGTctgagagaagcagagaaattATCTGCCCCAATCACGCTGTGCATTTTCCTCTCCAATTCAGGGCaggatttttgtttctgttt is a genomic window of Pongo pygmaeus isolate AG05252 chromosome 5, NHGRI_mPonPyg2-v2.0_pri, whole genome shotgun sequence containing:
- the FOXF2 gene encoding forkhead box protein F2, which produces MTTEGGPPPPPPRPPPAPLRRACSPVPGALQAALMSPPPAAAAAALETTSSSSSSSSSASCASSSSSSNSASAPSAACKSAGGGGGGGAGAGSGGAKKASSGLRRPEKPPYSYIALIVMAIQSSPSKRLTLSEIYQFLQARFPFFRGAYQGWKNSVRHNLSLNECFIKLPKGLGRPGKGHYWTIDPASEFMFEEGSFRRRPRGFRRKCQALKPMYHRVVSGLGFGASLLPQGFDFQAPPSAPLGCHSQGGYGGLDMMPAGYDAGAGAPSHAHPHHHHHHHVPHMSPNPGSTYMASCPVPAGPGGVGAAGGGGGGGDYGPDSSSSPVPSSPAMASAIECHSPYTSPAAHWSSPGASPYLKQPPALTPSSNPAASAGLHSSMSSYSLEQSYLHQNAREDLSVGLPRYQHHSTPVCDRKDFVLNFNGISSFHPSASGSYYHHHHQSVCQDIKPCVM